GGCCAGGGTATGGTGCTGGAATGGAAAGCGCGCCGTCCCCATGACGGTTCACTGTTCGACGCCGAGGTCTGGATCAAGCGCCTCGCGCGGCCCGGAGGGCATGTGCTTCTCGCCAGCGTGCGCGATATCTCCGCGCGCAAGTGGGCGGAAAAGGCCCTGAAGGAAAGCGAGCGGTCGTATCGCATGATCGCCGAAAATGCGGTCGATATCATTTTCACGATGGACATGGATTTCAGGTTCACGTACATCAGCCCCTCGGTGGAGAGGGTACGCGGTTACACGGTGGAAGAGGCCATGGCCCAATCGATCGACCAGGCCCTCACCCCGGCCTCCCTGGAGGTCGCCGCCAAAGCCATGGCGGAGGCGCGGCTGCAGCTCGATCAGCAGGATACGAACCGCGCGGTAAATCTTGAGATGGAGGAGTACTGCAAGAACGGGACCACCATCTGGACGGAAAATGAATTCACTTTTTTGAAAGACGAGCGCGGTGTCCCGGTAGGAATCCTTGGCGTCACGCGGAATATCAGCGAACGCAGGAAAACCCAGGAGATGCTCCTGAGCCGCTCGCGCCGCGTCGAAAAGCAGATGAAGGCGATAGGGCGCATTGCATCCTCGGATGAAATCTGGGGAGGCGATTTCCCCGCCTCGATGCGAACGATCACCGAGATCGTATCCGATTGCTTCGAGGTCGAGCGAACCGGTATCTGGCTGCTGAACGACGAGGGTACCGTGCTCAGGTGCGAAGACCTGTTCGAACGTACTTCCCACCATCACTCATCCGGGCTGGTGCTCGACAGGGACAGCTTCCGGGAGCAGATGGACTACCTGGTGGAAAATCCGTACATCGACGCCTATGACGCAATGCACGACCCCCGCACCCGCGGCTACCGTGAAACCTTCCTGGTCCCGAACGGCATAACATCGATGCTGGACGCCTCAATTAAACTCTCCGGAAAAAGCGCCGGGGTGCTCTGCCTGGAACAGGTGGGCCCCCAGCGCAGCTGGTTCGACGACGAAATCCTGTTCGCCTGCACGATCGCCGACCAGGTGGTGCAGGTGCTCCTCTACCGCGAACGCGCGCGGGCGGCGGAAGCGCTCAGGGAAAGCGAGAACAGCTACAGGATGCTCTCGGCGTATAACGAGCGGCTCAACGAAATATTCGTGGAACTGACCGAGGCTGAATCCATCGAGGGTATCTTCGAAAAAATATCCGCGTCGTTCCGGAGCCTCACGGGAGCGACTGCCGCGCTCTCGTCCCGGTACGACCCTGAAACCGCGACGCTGCGGGTCGTGTCGGTGTCCTCGGAAGGGGAACTGGCAAGGCGTATCGATGCGCTTCTCGGCCGGCCGGTGTTCGCCGTCGGGATTCCGGTGCCCGCGGAGACCATCCCGGAAATGCTTGCCCAGGATATCAGGTATTTCAACGGGCTGGAGGAATTCTCGTTTGGCGCAATCCCGGCGGAGATTTCCCGGCAGGCCATGGATATGATGGATTGCGGCCGGATCGTCACCCTCGTTCTCCGCTATGAATCGGAGCTCCTGGGAACCGCGGCGGCGTTTCTCCCGCGGGGCAGCGCCATTGTGCACACGGACGCGATGAGAACATTCTCGTACCTGGCCGGACTCTCGATCACGAGAAAAAACACGGAGCTCGCCCTGCGCCAGAGCACCGAGCGCCTCCAGACCGTGGTGGCGAGCGCGCCGCTCGTGCTGTTCGCCCTTAACGAACAGGGCGTGTTCACCCTCTCCGAGGGAGCGGGGCTGGGGAGGCTGGGCCTCGAGCCGGGAGGGCTGGTCCGGCAGTCGATCTATGACGTGTACCGCACCGTGCCGGAGTTACTCGAATCGGCGCGCATGGCACTGGGCGGAACGCGGCACCACAGGGAGGTCCGCGTGGGCGAGCTTCTCTTTGAGGCCTGGTTCAACCCGGTACGCGATTCATCGGGCCGCATCACCGGCTGCATGGGGGTCGCGATCGATATCACCGACCGTAAGAAGGCGGAGGAGGATCGCGAGCGCATGCGGGCACAGCTCATCCAGGCTCAGAAGATGGAGGCAATCGGGACGCTGGCGGGGGGAATCGCGCATGACTTCAACAACATGCTCGGCGGCATCATGGGCAGCCTGGACGTCGCGGGCCTCCTGCTCGGAAAAGAAACGCTCGCCCAGCGGGAGACCATAACCAACTACCTCGAGACCGCGCTGGAATCGTCGCGGCGCGCCGCCGACCTTACCCGGCAGATGCTCACCCTCTCGCGGAAAAAGGAAATCCAGCTCGTGCCGGTCGACATTACCCATTCCCTCGCCAACGTCCGTTCGCTGTGCGAGAACGGCTTTCCCAAATCGGTGGCGATTCGATTCGACGTGCCGCCGGGACCCCTGACCGTACGGGGGGACCCCACCCATATCGAACAGGTTTTCCTCAACCTCTGCGTGAACGCGTCGCACGCGATGACGATAATGCGTTCCCCGGATGAAAAGCAGGGCGGTGCGCTCGTCGTCGATATCGAAACGGTACTGCCCGCCCGGGACCTGCAGCTCTTCCATCCCGAGGCCGACCCGAACGCATCGTACGCGCGTATCAGGGTGCGCGATACGGGCGTGGGTATGGATGAAGATGTCCAGCAGAGAATTTTCGAGCCGTTCTACTCGCACAAGAAGCGCGAGGAAGGAACGGGGCTCGGGCTTGCCATGGTGTACAGCATCGTCAAACAGCATCGGGGCTTCATCGAGGTCGTGTCGGCCCCCGGAACCGGAACGCTGTTCATGGTCTATTTGCCCCTCGTGGTTGACGCCTCGAGCCTGGAGGGCAAGCCCCCCGGCCTGACCGGACTGGTCAGGGGAAGCGGCGTGCTTCTCGTCATCGACGATGAAAAATCGATCCTCCGGATAGCGAGGGGAATGCTCGAACATTGCGGATACGAGGTGCTCACCGCCGGCAGCGCTAAAGAGGGAATCGCGCTTTTTGAAAAAGAAGGCGATCGCATCGCCGCGGTGATCCTCGATCTTTCGATGCCCGGAATGTCCGGCATCGAGGCCTATGAAAAGCTGCGTGAGATGAACCCCGGGATAAGGGTCCTTCTCACCTCGGGGCTCATGGAAGAGGACAGCATGAAACGCGCCCGCGCCCTGGGCATCCGGGAGTTTTTACAGAAGCCGTATTCGGCCGAGGATCTCTCGGTGAAGGTGGCCGAGGTTCTGCGGCAATGACCGGTCACATGCTGCCGCTTCTTTTAACGGCGGGATTCGGGCGCCGATTCGCATCGCTCCCGGCGACGCGCCGGCAGTTTTCACGACGCCGGGAAGGGGACGCCGCACCCCGCGTGCGCCGGTAAATTTATTGACGGGGTGGACCCATGATCGAGTACCTTGTAGTGACGCTTCTGGCGATGCTCGCCGTGGTGCTGCTGTTGCAGATCGTGTCGCTTTCCCGTGCGCGCCCCGGCGGCGATTCCGAAACGCGCTTCCGGGCCCTGGAGGCCGCGCAGGAGCGCTTCGAGCGCGCGGTGAAGGAGGAGCTCACCCGCGCACGCGCCGAGTATGCCTCCGCGGGGAAACTTTCACGCGAGGAGATATCCGCCTCCTTCTCGAAGCTCGCCGATTCCATGCTCGGCCGCATGACCGACATCGCCACTTTACAGAAGGGCCAGCTCGACACCTTCTCGAGGCAGATAGCGGCCCTTGCCGATTCGAACGAGTCCCGCATGGAGCGCATGCGCGCGACCATCGACGAGAGGATGAAGCTTCTCCAGCGGGACAACGCGGAAAAGCTTGAACAGATGCGCGCCACGGTGGACGAAAAGCTCCATTCCACGCTCGAGAAACGGCTGGGAGAGTCGTTCAAGCTCGTGAGCGACCGGCTCGAAATGGTGTACCGCGGGCTGGGCGAGATGCAGGTCCTCGCGGGAGACGTGGGCGATCTCAAAAAGGTGCTCACCAACGTGAAATCGCGCGGCACCTGGGGCGAGATACAGCTGGGGGCGCTCCTTGAACAGCTGCTCGTGCGCGAGCAGTACGACACGAACGTGGCGACAAGCCCCGGGAGCCGCGAGCGGGTCGAGTTCGCGATACGGCTCCCGGGGCGCGACGGCGGCGGGGAAGGGCAGGTGTGGCTCCCCATCGACGCGAAGTTTCCCCTGGAGGATTACCAGCGCATCCTGGAGGCGCAGGACGCCGGCAACGCGAAGGCGGCCGAGGACGCGGGCAGGGCACTCGAAGCGCGATTGAAGACGAGCGCGAAAGACATTCGCGACAAGTATATCGAACCCCCCCATACCACGGACTTCGGGATCATGTACCTCCCCACCGAGGGACTCTACGCCGAGGCGCTCCGCCGGCCGGGGCTCGCGGATTTTCTTCAGCGGGAATGCCGCGTGGTGGTTGCGGGACCCACCACCCTCGCGGCGCTCCTCAACAGCCTGCAGATGGGATTTCGCACCCTCGCGATCGAGAAGCGATCGAGCGAGGTATGGGCGCTCCTGGCCGCGGTGAAAAACGAGTTTGGAAAATTCGGGGAGGTGCTCGAGAAGACGCAGCAGAAGCTGCGCGAGGCGAGCACGACAATCGAGGACGCGGCCCGCAAGTCGCGCACCATAGAACGAAAATTGAGAAAGGTCGAAGAGCTCCCGGCGCCGGGCAGGGCCGCGCTCGTCGGCGAGGACACGGAGGAATGAAATGACAATCGCGCGGGTGCTCACGATCGCGGGCTCGGACTCGGGGGGAGGCGCGGGAATCCAGGCCGACCTGAAAACGATCACGGTCCTGGGGGGATTCGGGATGAGCGTCGTCACGGCGCTCACGGCCCAGAACACGCTCGGGGTGCAGGGGATATTCGAGGTGCCGGGGGAATTCATCGAGCGGCAGTTCGATTCGGTCGCGTCCGACATCGGGGTGGACGCGGCCAAGACGGGGATGCTCGCGTCGCCCGAGATAATCCGGACCGTTGTGCGAAAGATCGAGGAGTACGGGATCGAAAAGCTCGTGGTGGATCCGGTCATGGTGGCGAAGGGCGGGGCGTCGCTTCTTCAAGACAACGCGAAATCGGTGCTCATTGAAAAACTGCTCCCGCGCGCCTTCGTGGTCACGCCCAATATCCCCGAAGCAGAGGTCCTCGCGGGCATCGCCATCGCCGGCGAACAGGAGATGCGCCGCGCCGCCCAGATCATACGCGGACTGGGCGCGCAGAGCGTAGTCATTAAAGGGGGCCACCTGGAAGGTTCGGCGGTCGATCTGCTCTTCGACGGGAACGACTTCGTGCTCTTCGAGTCGCCGCGCCTCGCCACCGCCGATACGCACGGTACCGGGTGTACCTTCTCGGCGGCGATCGCGACGGGTATCGCCCAGGGCATGAGTGTGAGGGACGCTGTCGCGCGTGCGAAGGAGTATATCGGCACCGCGATCGCCCATTCCCTCCGCCTGGGGGGCGGGCACGGGCCCACCGACCACGCCGCCTGGATACTGAAACGCTGACTTACGGTATAATCGGAAGGGGTTCGTATATTACGCGTGTATAACTATGTACGTCCCCCCCGCGCCTCTGCAAGGGCGAACTCGTACATGCGCTCATAGTCGGGCACCGCGTCGTCCCAGGTGCGCTTGAAGGCCATCGCATTCGCCTGGAGGACGCGCCACTGTGCGTTGTCCAGGTGGGTGCGCAGCGCCTGCCGGATCGCGTGGTAGAGCTCGCCCCGGGTGAGCCCTTTGAACTTGAAGCCGTTGCCCGACCCGGTGCGCGGGTCCCACTGCGAAACCGTGTCCTCGAGCCCGCCGGTCGCGCGCACCACGGGGACGGTCCCGTATCGTAAACTGTAAAGCTGGTTGAGGCCGCAGGGCTCGTAGCGCGAGGGCATCAGGTAGATGTCGCTCCCGGCCTCCATGAGGTGGGCGAGCTTTTCGTCGTATCCCCAGTAGAGTCCCACGCGCTCGGGGAAAATCTTTCTCAGGCGCTCGAACTTCGCGATGATGCCGTCGTCGCCGCTGCCGAGCATCACGAACTGGAAGGGCGCGGCCACGAGCAGGAGCTCCATCGTGTCGGCAAGCACGTCCATGCCCTTCTGGCGGGTGACGCGCGTCACCGTGGCGAGGATGGGCGCGCCGTCCCCGCTCTCCAGTCCCATGCGCGCGCGCAGCGCGC
This window of the Spirochaetota bacterium genome carries:
- the thiD gene encoding bifunctional hydroxymethylpyrimidine kinase/phosphomethylpyrimidine kinase yields the protein MTIARVLTIAGSDSGGGAGIQADLKTITVLGGFGMSVVTALTAQNTLGVQGIFEVPGEFIERQFDSVASDIGVDAAKTGMLASPEIIRTVVRKIEEYGIEKLVVDPVMVAKGGASLLQDNAKSVLIEKLLPRAFVVTPNIPEAEVLAGIAIAGEQEMRRAAQIIRGLGAQSVVIKGGHLEGSAVDLLFDGNDFVLFESPRLATADTHGTGCTFSAAIATGIAQGMSVRDAVARAKEYIGTAIAHSLRLGGGHGPTDHAAWILKR
- a CDS encoding PAS domain S-box protein, whose protein sequence is MNRLINRLLKKYDEAEYITALKARLLLYLCVFGLIIIPVIVVYTAFLHLDMPFSNGTISYVVLAPTSLLFLVVILAMVLLVKGYFTVSAHIIFSMTQSAVWMVMYFDQSPALSRLNSVVLTVAIMAMAPLVISRRGYVIAVYAALNIAILYFFMNYQAVQLGLSDAAVLEHFADTTAAILLTSFISFSLFRITSQALNQARVSGEHLAVSNAELTTTNEELQATMEELEAANEEFEAQNEELTRVYRELEARESLLSGIVQTAPVAIVLVKQWKIAWCNQAVHAISGYTQEETLGRDARFLYYEEDDYKRVKALSARTADGAIMSVETRLRHRDGREIHVQMAGMQLNAARLDAGIVVTVLDITERRRADADLRASRAELLAIFNGSHDAFIIYGPDGRVLDVNDRMLIMFGLTREQALACTIQSLSSPDSDMEGGKRSMLQALAGQGMVLEWKARRPHDGSLFDAEVWIKRLARPGGHVLLASVRDISARKWAEKALKESERSYRMIAENAVDIIFTMDMDFRFTYISPSVERVRGYTVEEAMAQSIDQALTPASLEVAAKAMAEARLQLDQQDTNRAVNLEMEEYCKNGTTIWTENEFTFLKDERGVPVGILGVTRNISERRKTQEMLLSRSRRVEKQMKAIGRIASSDEIWGGDFPASMRTITEIVSDCFEVERTGIWLLNDEGTVLRCEDLFERTSHHHSSGLVLDRDSFREQMDYLVENPYIDAYDAMHDPRTRGYRETFLVPNGITSMLDASIKLSGKSAGVLCLEQVGPQRSWFDDEILFACTIADQVVQVLLYRERARAAEALRESENSYRMLSAYNERLNEIFVELTEAESIEGIFEKISASFRSLTGATAALSSRYDPETATLRVVSVSSEGELARRIDALLGRPVFAVGIPVPAETIPEMLAQDIRYFNGLEEFSFGAIPAEISRQAMDMMDCGRIVTLVLRYESELLGTAAAFLPRGSAIVHTDAMRTFSYLAGLSITRKNTELALRQSTERLQTVVASAPLVLFALNEQGVFTLSEGAGLGRLGLEPGGLVRQSIYDVYRTVPELLESARMALGGTRHHREVRVGELLFEAWFNPVRDSSGRITGCMGVAIDITDRKKAEEDRERMRAQLIQAQKMEAIGTLAGGIAHDFNNMLGGIMGSLDVAGLLLGKETLAQRETITNYLETALESSRRAADLTRQMLTLSRKKEIQLVPVDITHSLANVRSLCENGFPKSVAIRFDVPPGPLTVRGDPTHIEQVFLNLCVNASHAMTIMRSPDEKQGGALVVDIETVLPARDLQLFHPEADPNASYARIRVRDTGVGMDEDVQQRIFEPFYSHKKREEGTGLGLAMVYSIVKQHRGFIEVVSAPGTGTLFMVYLPLVVDASSLEGKPPGLTGLVRGSGVLLVIDDEKSILRIARGMLEHCGYEVLTAGSAKEGIALFEKEGDRIAAVILDLSMPGMSGIEAYEKLREMNPGIRVLLTSGLMEEDSMKRARALGIREFLQKPYSAEDLSVKVAEVLRQ
- the rmuC gene encoding DNA recombination protein RmuC, which encodes MIEYLVVTLLAMLAVVLLLQIVSLSRARPGGDSETRFRALEAAQERFERAVKEELTRARAEYASAGKLSREEISASFSKLADSMLGRMTDIATLQKGQLDTFSRQIAALADSNESRMERMRATIDERMKLLQRDNAEKLEQMRATVDEKLHSTLEKRLGESFKLVSDRLEMVYRGLGEMQVLAGDVGDLKKVLTNVKSRGTWGEIQLGALLEQLLVREQYDTNVATSPGSRERVEFAIRLPGRDGGGEGQVWLPIDAKFPLEDYQRILEAQDAGNAKAAEDAGRALEARLKTSAKDIRDKYIEPPHTTDFGIMYLPTEGLYAEALRRPGLADFLQRECRVVVAGPTTLAALLNSLQMGFRTLAIEKRSSEVWALLAAVKNEFGKFGEVLEKTQQKLREASTTIEDAARKSRTIERKLRKVEELPAPGRAALVGEDTEE